One stretch of Sphingomonas rosea DNA includes these proteins:
- a CDS encoding transglutaminase-like cysteine peptidase, with translation MDKSLTAVLGLAAVALLAPSPALAQSASSPYAVSASFAAKSEALLGTGSRLAQLMAQQQGLAAPVVETAAVLPAATPAVLRSPWSATPIRLQRAAVATDRPDVFGSVALPVSGTPLDQRFRNVEHRPLDAASARFAAALRDRPAAERIDLVNRFVNARIAFEDDSRQFGRSDVWQSAAESLRRGRGDCEDYAIAKLQLLRAAGFAERELYLVIVKDLVRRSDHAVLTVASGGRLVVLDNGTDRIVDAADITDYRPIFSYAGGRRWTHGYRMPVERPPVVYASATDRASLPVPAAAPTLAVEIASTTFTVTEADLGPALLG, from the coding sequence ATGGACAAGAGCCTTACCGCCGTCCTCGGCCTTGCTGCCGTCGCGCTTCTGGCGCCGAGCCCTGCGCTCGCCCAGAGCGCCTCCTCGCCTTACGCCGTGAGCGCGAGCTTTGCCGCCAAGAGCGAAGCCCTGCTCGGCACCGGCAGCCGCCTCGCGCAGTTGATGGCGCAGCAGCAGGGCCTCGCCGCGCCGGTGGTCGAGACCGCCGCCGTCCTCCCGGCCGCGACGCCCGCGGTGCTTCGCTCGCCGTGGTCGGCAACCCCGATCCGGCTCCAGCGCGCCGCGGTCGCGACCGATCGCCCCGACGTGTTCGGCTCGGTCGCGCTTCCCGTATCGGGAACGCCGCTCGACCAGCGTTTCCGCAACGTCGAGCATCGCCCGCTCGACGCCGCCAGCGCGCGCTTCGCCGCCGCGCTGCGCGACCGCCCGGCCGCCGAGCGGATCGATCTAGTCAATCGTTTCGTCAACGCCCGCATCGCCTTCGAGGACGACAGCCGCCAGTTCGGCCGCAGCGACGTCTGGCAGAGCGCTGCCGAGTCGCTCCGACGTGGCCGCGGCGACTGCGAGGATTATGCGATCGCGAAATTGCAGCTGCTTCGGGCCGCGGGCTTCGCCGAGCGCGAACTCTACCTCGTCATCGTTAAGGATCTCGTCCGGCGCAGCGACCATGCGGTGCTGACGGTGGCGAGCGGTGGCCGGCTGGTGGTGCTCGACAATGGCACCGACCGGATCGTCGATGCCGCCGACATCACCGACTATCGCCCGATCTTCAGCTACGCGGGCGGAAGGCGCTGGACCCACGGCTATCGCATGCCGGTCGAGCGTCCGCCGGTGGTCTATGCCTCGGCCACCGACCGCGCGAGCCTGCCGGTCCCGGCCGCCGCGCCGACCCTCGCTGTCGAGATCGCATCGACGACCTTCACCGTGACCGAAGCCGACCTCGGCCCCGCGCTGCTCGGCTGA
- a CDS encoding HlyD family type I secretion periplasmic adaptor subunit, with amino-acid sequence MASIPFAPAAGQSRRHGRAPLTGSRKIILYSAIGFFLFLVWSMIAHVDEATHGQGKVIPTSKVQLIQSSEPATVREILVRSGERVKAGQLLVRLDDTQSSSELGQIEAETQALQQRASRLGSEGGVASTSVSGDEGALLQARRGALSGRLSALNATAEQRRREAAEAAATINSLGQSLKLAQDNVNRLAPLAAKNIVPQTELATAQREVVDLQGRIAAAREQQGRAMAAVGEARAQAAEASAQFRQDALNERSQVTQKIAINEQTLRGAQGRLSRTEIRSPVDGVVNDVQITTRGGFVQAGQKIMEVVPTGDKLLVETRVKPSDIAFIKVGDRALVKVTAYDFSIYGGLEGKVVQVSADSIYDEATREAYFNVIVETERSYLTTAGRRLPITPGMMTDTQIITGRKTILTYLLKPVLKAKSDALTER; translated from the coding sequence ATGGCCTCCATCCCCTTCGCTCCCGCCGCCGGCCAGTCCCGCCGCCACGGCCGCGCCCCGCTGACGGGCTCGCGCAAGATCATCCTTTACAGCGCGATCGGCTTCTTCCTCTTCCTCGTCTGGTCGATGATCGCCCATGTCGACGAAGCCACGCACGGGCAGGGCAAGGTCATCCCGACCAGCAAGGTCCAGCTGATCCAGTCGTCCGAGCCGGCGACAGTGCGCGAGATCCTCGTTCGCTCGGGCGAACGGGTGAAGGCGGGCCAGCTCCTCGTTCGCCTCGACGATACGCAGTCGAGTTCGGAACTCGGCCAGATCGAGGCCGAGACGCAGGCGCTGCAGCAGCGCGCGAGCCGCCTCGGCAGCGAAGGCGGAGTCGCCTCGACCTCGGTCAGCGGTGACGAAGGCGCCCTGCTCCAAGCCCGCCGCGGCGCGCTGTCGGGCCGGCTGAGCGCGCTCAACGCCACCGCCGAACAGCGTCGACGCGAGGCCGCCGAGGCCGCCGCGACGATCAACAGCCTCGGCCAGAGCCTCAAGCTCGCGCAGGACAATGTGAACCGACTGGCCCCGCTCGCGGCCAAGAACATCGTGCCTCAGACCGAGCTCGCCACCGCGCAGCGCGAAGTGGTCGACCTCCAGGGCCGCATTGCGGCTGCGCGCGAACAGCAGGGTCGGGCCATGGCGGCGGTGGGCGAAGCGCGTGCGCAGGCCGCCGAGGCCAGCGCCCAATTCCGCCAGGACGCCTTGAACGAGCGCAGCCAGGTCACGCAGAAGATCGCCATCAACGAGCAGACGTTGCGCGGGGCGCAGGGGCGGCTCAGCCGGACCGAGATCCGCTCGCCGGTCGATGGCGTCGTCAACGACGTCCAGATCACCACGCGCGGCGGATTTGTCCAGGCCGGGCAGAAGATCATGGAAGTCGTGCCGACGGGCGACAAGCTGCTGGTCGAGACTCGCGTGAAGCCTAGCGACATCGCCTTCATCAAGGTCGGCGATCGCGCGCTGGTGAAGGTCACCGCCTATGATTTCTCGATCTACGGCGGGCTCGAGGGCAAGGTCGTCCAGGTCAGCGCCGACTCGATCTACGACGAGGCGACGCGCGAGGCCTATTTCAACGTCATCGTCGAGACCGAGCGGAGCTATCTGACGACGGCGGGGCGACGGCTACCGATCACGCCGGGCATGATGACCGACACGCAGATCATCACCGGCCGCAAGACGATCCTCACCTATCTTCTGAAGCCGGTGCTCAAGGCCAAGAGCGACGCCCTGACCGAACGCTAG
- a CDS encoding cell wall hydrolase, with amino-acid sequence MTSLALLQRRAAIRFASLRWDVLLGGALGLAILVGLAVTYAATMRNPAEAAPVASLPMTQAKAAVLLAATTGDQAQQVRATGAEAEQINAALPFSGAPVQAAAPFMAPTGGTAYDRALTCLTQAVYYEAGFEPLEGRRAVAQVILNRMRHPAFPKSVCGVVYQRNSTPICQFTFVCDGSLNRAPAAGAWAEARRVAAAALAGYVDGAVGQATHYHADYVAPYWAPMLAKITKIGAHIFYRWPGAWGQRGAFTGRYIGEPNDPASLRPAIRPAILAGGETIAAADVPPAQLTFEQDKTIRRASNDVGGLLDTSKGWRLSIPDPQATANRARATLAAQEQSTPLPRDAATVAAVTSASSGSAALASNQ; translated from the coding sequence ATGACCTCGCTCGCCCTCCTCCAGCGTCGCGCCGCCATCCGCTTCGCCAGCCTGCGCTGGGACGTGCTGCTCGGCGGCGCGCTCGGCCTTGCGATCCTCGTCGGGCTGGCCGTCACCTATGCGGCGACCATGCGTAATCCGGCCGAAGCGGCGCCGGTCGCATCGCTGCCGATGACGCAGGCCAAGGCCGCGGTGCTGCTCGCCGCGACCACCGGCGACCAGGCGCAGCAGGTCCGCGCCACCGGTGCCGAGGCCGAGCAGATCAATGCCGCGCTCCCCTTCAGCGGCGCGCCCGTCCAGGCCGCCGCGCCCTTCATGGCGCCGACCGGCGGCACCGCCTACGACCGCGCGCTTACCTGCCTGACGCAGGCAGTCTATTACGAAGCGGGATTCGAGCCGCTCGAGGGCCGCCGCGCGGTCGCGCAGGTGATCCTCAACCGCATGCGCCATCCCGCTTTCCCCAAGTCGGTCTGCGGGGTCGTCTACCAGCGCAATTCGACGCCCATCTGCCAGTTCACCTTCGTCTGCGACGGTTCGCTCAACCGTGCGCCCGCTGCTGGCGCCTGGGCCGAGGCGCGCCGCGTCGCCGCAGCGGCGCTCGCCGGCTATGTCGACGGCGCGGTCGGACAGGCGACGCATTATCATGCCGACTATGTCGCGCCCTACTGGGCGCCGATGCTCGCCAAGATCACCAAGATCGGCGCGCACATCTTCTATCGCTGGCCGGGCGCCTGGGGCCAGCGCGGCGCCTTCACCGGCCGCTACATCGGCGAGCCGAACGATCCCGCGTCGCTTCGCCCGGCGATCCGCCCGGCGATCCTCGCGGGCGGCGAGACCATCGCCGCCGCCGACGTGCCTCCCGCGCAGCTGACCTTCGAGCAGGACAAGACGATCCGCCGCGCCTCGAACGACGTCGGCGGGCTGCTCGACACCAGCAAGGGCTGGCGCCTGTCGATCCCCGATCCGCAGGCAACCGCCAATCGTGCGCGCGCGACGCTCGCCGCGCAGGAGCAATCCACTCCCCTTCCGCGTGACGCGGCCACGGTTGCCGCCGTCACCAGCGCGAGCAGCGGTTCGGCCGCGCTCGCCAGCAATCAGTAA
- a CDS encoding type I secretion system permease/ATPase, which translates to MSFVNLVEASSNEALDPVLDCLAYLARAADRPSSPVLLRAGLALNSQGLLPFHQVEPALEQVGMRGHPLTRNLKGWPTARLPAILELEDDRALVLNELNGREALVYVPGAAEPIWVEASEIEPLFTGRAVHVEADPTQERAGERPWDRAKRVHWFWSEVNKIRGEFRPVLLAALVVNLLAFAVPLFTMHVYDRVIPNKAIPTLWVLALGVLLALGLDFMLRLARAQLIDEVGRKLDAKLSQKLFEKIMNIPLAERAGSTGAMARRVSEYETVRDFFASTTVVLAVDVMFLFVFLILITVLAGWLVLVPLVGMAVMLLAGVSLQKSMNQAALDSLADSSLQHSVLVESISGLETLKAQRAEGQMLGRWRRLADMTAGTQEKMRRLTSIAVNLASLSQQLISIGLLIGGFYMFNAGLMSMGAIIAIVMLAGRALSPVGQFAFLITRGKQAFTTLASLQRMMESGDERVSAARSIVPEIRNGHLALEHVGFRYPTAARDSLSDINLVIRPGEKIGIIGRVASGKSTLGRLLCGLYAPTDGVLTVDGLDSRQYHPHQLRDAFRFVGQDAELFSGSVRDNLLLGGARATDEEMIDAVQRSGADIFLSRDAAGFDLPVGERGALLSGGQRALLVLARALVSDSRMLFLDEPTGAMDTQTEAYFIDKLKTALKPDQTLVVATHRHQMLSIVDRLLVIDGGRIIADGPVDQVLGRLRDAAAAQARPQEA; encoded by the coding sequence TTGAGCTTCGTCAATCTGGTGGAAGCCTCGTCCAACGAGGCACTCGACCCCGTCCTCGACTGCCTTGCCTATCTCGCGCGCGCAGCGGACCGGCCTTCGTCGCCTGTCCTGCTGCGCGCCGGACTGGCGCTCAATTCGCAGGGGCTGCTGCCCTTCCACCAGGTCGAGCCGGCGCTCGAGCAGGTGGGGATGCGCGGGCATCCGCTGACCCGCAATCTCAAGGGCTGGCCCACGGCGCGGTTGCCCGCGATCCTCGAGCTCGAGGACGATCGTGCGCTGGTCCTCAACGAACTGAACGGCCGCGAGGCGCTCGTCTACGTGCCCGGCGCGGCCGAGCCGATCTGGGTTGAGGCGAGCGAGATCGAGCCGCTGTTCACCGGCCGCGCGGTGCACGTCGAGGCCGACCCGACGCAGGAACGCGCCGGCGAACGGCCATGGGACCGGGCCAAGCGCGTCCACTGGTTCTGGAGCGAGGTCAACAAGATCCGCGGCGAATTCCGCCCGGTGCTGCTCGCCGCCCTGGTGGTGAACCTGCTCGCCTTCGCGGTGCCGTTGTTCACCATGCACGTCTACGACCGGGTCATCCCCAACAAGGCGATCCCGACCCTGTGGGTGCTGGCGCTTGGCGTCCTCCTTGCGCTCGGGCTCGACTTCATGCTCCGGCTCGCCCGCGCGCAGCTTATCGACGAAGTCGGCCGCAAGCTCGACGCCAAGCTTAGCCAGAAGCTGTTCGAGAAGATCATGAACATCCCGCTCGCCGAGCGCGCGGGAAGCACCGGCGCCATGGCCCGCCGGGTCAGCGAATATGAGACGGTGCGCGACTTCTTCGCCTCGACCACCGTGGTGCTCGCGGTCGACGTCATGTTCCTGTTCGTCTTCCTGATCCTCATCACCGTGCTCGCCGGCTGGCTGGTGCTGGTGCCGCTCGTCGGCATGGCCGTGATGCTGCTCGCAGGGGTGAGCCTCCAGAAGAGCATGAATCAGGCCGCGCTCGACAGCCTCGCGGATTCGAGCCTTCAGCACAGCGTGCTGGTCGAGAGCATCTCGGGGCTCGAGACGCTCAAGGCCCAGCGTGCCGAAGGGCAGATGCTCGGCCGCTGGCGGCGCCTGGCGGACATGACTGCCGGCACGCAGGAGAAGATGCGCCGCCTGACCAGCATTGCGGTCAATCTCGCCAGCCTGTCGCAGCAGCTGATCTCGATCGGCCTGCTGATCGGTGGGTTTTACATGTTCAACGCCGGCCTGATGAGCATGGGCGCGATCATCGCGATCGTCATGCTCGCAGGCCGTGCGTTGTCGCCGGTCGGCCAGTTCGCCTTCCTCATCACGCGGGGCAAGCAGGCGTTCACCACGCTCGCCAGCCTCCAGCGGATGATGGAATCGGGTGACGAGCGGGTCAGCGCCGCGCGCTCGATCGTGCCCGAGATCCGCAACGGCCACCTCGCGCTCGAGCATGTCGGCTTCCGCTATCCGACCGCCGCGCGCGACAGCCTCAGCGACATCAACCTCGTGATCCGCCCGGGCGAGAAGATCGGCATCATCGGCCGCGTGGCCTCGGGCAAGTCGACGCTCGGCCGGCTGCTCTGCGGCCTGTATGCGCCGACCGATGGCGTGCTGACCGTCGATGGCCTCGACAGCCGCCAATATCACCCGCACCAGCTGCGCGACGCCTTCCGCTTCGTCGGCCAGGACGCCGAGCTTTTCTCGGGCTCGGTCCGCGACAACCTGCTGCTTGGCGGCGCGCGCGCGACCGACGAGGAAATGATCGACGCGGTTCAGCGCTCGGGTGCCGACATCTTCCTGTCGCGCGATGCGGCTGGCTTCGACCTGCCGGTGGGTGAGCGCGGGGCGCTGCTCTCGGGCGGCCAGCGCGCGCTGCTGGTCCTCGCCCGCGCGCTCGTCAGCGACAGCCGGATGCTGTTCCTCGACGAGCCGACCGGCGCGATGGATACGCAGACCGAGGCCTATTTCATCGACAAGCTCAAGACTGCGCTCAAGCCCGACCAGACGCTCGTCGTCGCCACCCACCGCCACCAGATGCTGTCGATCGTCGACCGCCTGCTGGTGATCGACGGCGGGCGGATCATCGCCGACGGTCCGGTCGACCAAGTGCTCGGTCGGCTGCGCGACGCTGCCGCGGCGCAGGCCCGGCCACAGGAGGCCTGA
- a CDS encoding TolC family protein has product MTLKKMLLIVPGALLASAVPAYAVDLRSAVQAALQSNPEIRQAVHNREATMEELNQARGLWGPRVDLRASAGVRELRNPSRRRIGLGDQMLKPVEGELVVDQLLVDAGGRNAEIRRQASRTDAAAARIEERSEFVALNVARNYIDYLLQQRLVAISEDNVAFHEKLAGDLRQGVQQGSISIADQQQAEERLQAARARVTEAREDLETAAISFQTLTGMPIDSVSVPPDLTASVPATLADAENLARNNNPRVQEAIADLSSAREVVRSARSDVGPKLNAEGRARVGNDVDGFAGNTRDLQANLVLRWTLTNGGIKEANVREQQRRADEAHARLFQTQRSAEEDARSAWSRLQNQQRLVSELENQSRISDDLLLSYREQFNVGRRSLLDVLDAQNTRQNVQAQAETARMSRLFAQYRVLAASNKLVEALGVPMPQGAYSDLRSRFKVRAVPASDRQENSLRYPVMGPPADPQDVGATPRPATGAAATAPPAEPMPAPAPAQ; this is encoded by the coding sequence ATGACCTTGAAGAAGATGCTGCTGATCGTTCCGGGCGCCCTGCTCGCGAGCGCCGTTCCCGCTTATGCGGTCGACCTTCGTTCCGCGGTCCAGGCCGCGCTGCAGAGCAATCCCGAGATCCGGCAGGCGGTCCACAACCGCGAAGCCACGATGGAAGAGCTCAACCAGGCCCGCGGCCTGTGGGGCCCGCGCGTCGACCTGCGCGCCTCGGCGGGCGTGCGCGAACTGCGCAATCCGTCGCGCCGCCGCATCGGCCTTGGCGATCAGATGCTGAAGCCGGTCGAGGGCGAACTGGTCGTCGACCAGCTGCTGGTCGATGCCGGCGGCCGCAACGCCGAGATCCGCCGCCAGGCGAGCCGCACCGACGCCGCCGCCGCCCGGATCGAGGAGCGCAGCGAATTCGTCGCGCTGAACGTCGCGCGCAACTACATCGACTATCTGCTCCAGCAGCGGCTCGTCGCCATCTCGGAAGACAATGTCGCCTTCCACGAGAAGCTCGCGGGCGATCTCCGCCAAGGCGTGCAGCAGGGTTCGATCTCGATCGCCGACCAGCAGCAGGCCGAAGAGCGGCTGCAGGCTGCCCGCGCCCGGGTCACCGAGGCCCGCGAGGATCTCGAGACCGCGGCCATCTCCTTCCAGACGCTGACCGGCATGCCGATCGACAGCGTCTCGGTGCCGCCCGACCTGACCGCCTCGGTGCCGGCGACACTGGCCGATGCCGAGAATCTCGCGCGCAACAACAATCCGCGCGTTCAGGAAGCGATCGCCGACCTCAGCAGCGCCCGCGAAGTGGTGCGCTCCGCGCGCAGCGACGTGGGGCCGAAGCTCAACGCCGAGGGCCGTGCCCGGGTCGGCAATGACGTCGACGGCTTCGCGGGCAATACCCGCGACCTCCAGGCCAATCTGGTGCTTCGCTGGACGCTGACCAACGGTGGCATCAAGGAAGCCAATGTTCGTGAGCAGCAGCGCCGCGCCGACGAGGCCCACGCCCGCCTGTTCCAGACCCAGCGTTCGGCCGAGGAGGATGCGCGCTCGGCGTGGAGCCGCCTGCAGAACCAGCAGCGCCTCGTCAGCGAGCTCGAGAACCAGAGCCGCATTAGCGACGACCTGCTGCTCTCGTACCGCGAGCAGTTCAACGTCGGCCGCCGCTCGCTGCTCGACGTGCTCGATGCGCAGAACACCCGCCAGAACGTCCAGGCCCAGGCCGAGACCGCGCGCATGAGCCGCCTGTTCGCCCAGTATCGGGTGCTCGCCGCCTCGAACAAGCTGGTCGAGGCCCTCGGCGTGCCGATGCCGCAGGGCGCCTACAGCGACCTTCGCAGCCGCTTCAAGGTCCGCGCCGTGCCGGCAAGCGATCGCCAGGAGAACAGCCTGCGCTATCCGGTCATGGGTCCGCCCGCCGATCCGCAGGACGTCGGTGCAACCCCGCGCCCGGCGACCGGTGCGGCCGCGACGGCGCCGCCGGCCGAGCCGATGCCGGCCCCGGCCCCGGCCCAGTAA